One genomic segment of Micromonospora sp. WMMC415 includes these proteins:
- a CDS encoding PPK2 family polyphosphate kinase → MSGIDEVDVVPPVDGPMRDLLRVGPDGLGAVDPGSTPGLPGRAVTGEDRKGWARAQVRLLGDDLARRQEMLFATAKARAGAAAAASGGTEAVAGASAGAAGAPRVLLVLQAMDCGGKDGTVKRVAGAMNPLGLHIRSFGPPTPEELRHDFLWRIRRALPPPGYVGVFNRSHYEDVLVARVESLVPEATWRARYDEINAFERELVGAGMALVKVLLHISYDEQGRRLLQRLDDPRKHWKYDPSDIDARARWDDYQSAYAEALSRCGTDAAPWYVVPADRKWYRDWAVAHLLRETFDTLALGYPAADFDVQRERERLLGFEETNEGERKVNEQ, encoded by the coding sequence ATGAGTGGGATCGACGAGGTCGACGTGGTGCCGCCCGTGGACGGGCCGATGCGGGACCTCCTGCGGGTCGGCCCGGATGGTCTGGGCGCGGTCGATCCGGGGTCGACGCCCGGGCTGCCGGGGCGTGCGGTGACGGGCGAGGACCGCAAGGGCTGGGCCCGGGCGCAGGTCCGGCTGCTCGGTGACGATCTGGCCCGCCGGCAGGAGATGCTGTTCGCCACCGCGAAGGCCCGGGCCGGCGCGGCGGCCGCAGCTTCGGGTGGTACGGAGGCCGTGGCGGGTGCGAGTGCCGGGGCGGCGGGTGCGCCCCGGGTGCTGCTCGTGCTCCAGGCGATGGACTGCGGTGGCAAGGACGGCACGGTGAAGCGGGTGGCCGGCGCGATGAACCCGCTCGGCCTCCACATCCGGTCGTTCGGCCCGCCCACGCCCGAGGAACTGCGGCACGACTTCCTGTGGCGCATCCGGCGGGCGCTGCCGCCGCCGGGGTACGTGGGCGTCTTCAACCGGTCGCACTACGAGGACGTGCTGGTCGCCCGGGTCGAGTCGCTGGTGCCGGAGGCGACCTGGCGGGCCCGGTACGACGAGATCAACGCCTTCGAGCGGGAACTGGTCGGCGCCGGGATGGCCCTGGTCAAGGTGCTGCTGCACATCTCGTACGACGAACAGGGCCGGCGGCTGCTGCAACGCCTGGACGACCCCCGCAAGCACTGGAAGTACGACCCGTCCGACATCGACGCCCGGGCCCGCTGGGACGACTACCAGAGCGCGTACGCGGAGGCGCTGAGCCGGTGCGGCACGGACGCGGCGCCCTGGTACGTGGTGCCCGCTGACCGGAAGTGGTACCGGGACTGGGCGGTCGCGCACCTGTTGCGTGAGACGTTCGACACTCTCGCTCTCGGGTATCCGGCTGCCGATTTCGACGTCCAGCGGGAACGGGAGCGGCTGTTGGGGTTTGAGGAAACGAATGAAGGTGAACGGAAGGTGAACGAGCAGTGA
- a CDS encoding inorganic phosphate transporter produces MSPELIAVLAVIAVALVFDYTNGFHDAANAIATSISTRALTPRVALAMAAVGNFIGAHFGAEVAKTVGSGLVKLPTGQASLGIVFAGVIGAIVWNLITWYFGLPSSSSHALIGGLVGSTIAASGTVLWTGIGESVIIPMILSPMVGFLLGYIVMIAVQWIFRKGHPGKLNRGFRWAQTASAAAMSVGHGMQDAAKTIGIVVLALYVGGYQDDATFIPEWAFWTSAAVLAAGTYAGGWRIIRTLGRKIIDLRPPEGFAAETVASSVLYFNALVLGAPISTTHTITSAIMGVGATKRLSAVRWGVAGNIIGAWVLTFPAAGSIGALMYFLARPLFS; encoded by the coding sequence GTGAGTCCCGAACTCATCGCCGTGCTGGCGGTGATCGCGGTGGCGCTGGTGTTCGACTACACCAACGGCTTCCACGACGCCGCCAACGCGATCGCGACCAGCATCTCCACCCGGGCGCTGACACCCCGGGTGGCCCTGGCCATGGCGGCGGTCGGCAACTTCATCGGCGCCCACTTCGGCGCCGAGGTGGCCAAGACCGTCGGCAGCGGGCTGGTCAAGCTACCCACCGGCCAGGCCAGCCTCGGCATCGTGTTCGCCGGTGTGATCGGCGCCATCGTCTGGAACCTGATCACCTGGTACTTCGGCCTGCCGTCGTCCTCCTCGCACGCCCTCATCGGCGGCCTGGTCGGCTCGACCATCGCCGCGTCCGGCACGGTGCTGTGGACCGGCATCGGCGAGAGCGTCATCATCCCGATGATCCTGTCGCCGATGGTCGGCTTCCTGCTCGGCTACATCGTGATGATCGCCGTGCAGTGGATCTTCCGGAAGGGGCACCCGGGCAAGCTCAACCGGGGCTTCCGCTGGGCGCAGACCGCCTCGGCCGCCGCCATGTCCGTCGGCCACGGCATGCAGGACGCCGCGAAGACCATCGGCATCGTGGTGCTCGCCCTCTACGTCGGCGGCTACCAGGACGACGCCACCTTCATCCCGGAGTGGGCGTTCTGGACCTCGGCCGCCGTCCTCGCCGCCGGCACGTACGCCGGTGGCTGGCGGATCATCCGGACGCTGGGGCGGAAGATCATCGACCTGCGCCCGCCGGAGGGCTTCGCCGCGGAGACCGTCGCCAGCTCGGTGCTGTACTTCAACGCGCTGGTGCTCGGCGCGCCGATCTCCACCACCCACACGATCACCTCGGCGATCATGGGTGTGGGCGCCACCAAGCGGCTCTCCGCCGTCCGGTGGGGCGTCGCCGGCAACATCATCGGCGCGTGGGTCCTGACCTTCCCCGCCGCCGGCTCCATCGGCGCCCTGATGTACTTCCTGGCCCGCCCCCTCTTCAGCTGA
- a CDS encoding ATP-dependent DNA helicase produces the protein MTPPRTATGPASPSSRSGGRRSGARATAAELLAAAVGAVPGGAARPGQQEMTTAIEAAVAAREHLLVQAGTGTGKSLAYLAPALTVDGPVVISTATLALQSQLVDHDLPRLADAVEPLLGRRPTFAVLKGRHHYLCLARLDSSTEEDPGDTLFDAPRPAGGTKWLGEAGRLGKQVQRLRDWAEKTDTGDRDELDPGVDDQAWRLVSMPARECVGAARCPFGAECFAEASRARAREADVVVTNHSLLAVDMLAGRQIVPPHKLLVVDEAHELADRVSSAAQAELVPELIDRSTRRARPLLRPETADALTAAGDALAVGLAEAPAGRLTAGLPGPLREACTLLDAATRAALDAIGDVKADDSDPVRKQQAKAALDELSTTAQRLLEEADHDVAWVERNDASGRRALVVAPLSVAGTLATHLYEERTVVATSATLTLGGRFDTVARALGLDVPTTPPSPAAGALATAARGGRAAEPAAPVTSGPGWRSLDVGSPFDYARQGILYVAAHLPRPSASGLPDAAGEELLGLVEALGGRTLGLFSSRRAAQQAAELLRARTDLPVLLQGEEALPLLVRRFREERASCLFGVMSLWQGVDVPGDSCQLVVIDRLPFPRPDEPLAAARAAAVDATGGSGFAAVSVPIAAVRLAQGVGRLIRATADRGVVAVLDSRLETARGYGPFLRRSLPPFWYTTRPDVARGALERLARS, from the coding sequence GTGACCCCGCCCCGCACCGCCACCGGCCCCGCCAGCCCCTCGTCCCGTTCCGGTGGCCGGCGGTCGGGTGCCCGGGCGACCGCTGCGGAGCTGCTCGCGGCGGCGGTCGGCGCGGTCCCCGGCGGCGCCGCGCGACCCGGCCAGCAGGAGATGACCACGGCGATCGAGGCGGCCGTGGCGGCCCGCGAGCACCTCCTGGTGCAGGCCGGCACCGGCACCGGCAAGTCGCTGGCGTACCTGGCGCCCGCGCTGACGGTCGACGGCCCGGTGGTCATCTCGACCGCGACCCTGGCGCTCCAGTCCCAACTCGTCGACCACGACCTGCCCCGGCTGGCCGACGCGGTCGAGCCGCTGCTGGGCCGGCGCCCCACCTTCGCCGTGCTGAAGGGGCGCCACCACTACCTCTGCCTGGCCCGCCTGGACAGCTCCACCGAGGAGGACCCCGGCGACACCCTCTTCGACGCGCCCCGGCCCGCCGGGGGCACCAAGTGGCTCGGCGAGGCGGGCCGGCTCGGCAAGCAGGTCCAGCGGCTGCGCGACTGGGCCGAGAAGACCGACACCGGTGACCGCGACGAGCTGGATCCGGGCGTCGACGACCAGGCCTGGCGGCTGGTGTCGATGCCGGCGCGGGAGTGCGTGGGCGCCGCCCGCTGTCCGTTCGGCGCCGAGTGCTTCGCCGAGGCGTCCCGGGCCCGGGCCCGGGAGGCCGACGTCGTGGTGACCAACCACAGCCTGCTCGCGGTGGACATGCTGGCCGGGCGGCAGATCGTGCCGCCGCACAAGCTGCTCGTCGTGGACGAGGCGCACGAGCTGGCCGACCGGGTCTCCTCCGCCGCCCAGGCGGAGCTGGTGCCCGAGCTGATCGACCGGTCCACCCGGCGGGCGCGGCCGCTGTTGCGGCCGGAGACCGCCGACGCGCTCACCGCCGCCGGCGACGCGCTGGCGGTCGGGCTGGCCGAGGCGCCGGCCGGGCGGCTCACCGCCGGGCTGCCGGGCCCGCTGCGGGAGGCGTGCACGCTGCTCGACGCCGCCACCCGGGCCGCGCTCGACGCGATCGGGGACGTCAAGGCCGACGACTCGGACCCGGTCCGCAAGCAGCAGGCCAAGGCGGCGCTCGACGAGCTGTCGACCACGGCGCAGCGGCTGCTGGAGGAGGCCGACCACGACGTGGCGTGGGTGGAGCGGAACGACGCCAGCGGGCGGCGGGCGCTGGTGGTCGCCCCGCTCTCGGTGGCCGGCACCCTCGCCACCCACCTGTACGAGGAGCGCACCGTCGTCGCCACCTCCGCGACGCTGACCCTGGGCGGGCGCTTCGACACCGTGGCCCGGGCACTCGGCCTGGACGTTCCCACCACACCGCCCTCACCGGCCGCCGGCGCGCTCGCCACCGCCGCCCGCGGGGGACGCGCCGCCGAGCCGGCCGCGCCGGTCACCTCCGGGCCCGGCTGGCGGTCGCTCGACGTGGGCTCCCCGTTCGACTACGCCCGGCAGGGCATCCTGTACGTCGCGGCACACCTGCCCCGGCCCAGCGCCTCCGGGCTGCCGGACGCCGCCGGCGAGGAGCTGCTCGGGCTGGTCGAGGCGCTCGGTGGGCGTACGCTCGGGCTCTTCTCCTCCCGGCGGGCCGCCCAGCAGGCGGCGGAGCTGCTGCGCGCGCGCACCGACCTGCCGGTGCTGCTCCAGGGCGAGGAGGCGCTGCCGCTGCTGGTCCGCCGGTTCCGCGAGGAGCGGGCGAGCTGCCTGTTCGGGGTGATGTCGCTCTGGCAGGGGGTGGACGTGCCCGGCGACTCCTGCCAGCTGGTGGTCATCGACCGGCTGCCCTTCCCCCGGCCGGACGAGCCGCTCGCCGCCGCCCGCGCCGCGGCGGTGGACGCGACCGGCGGGTCGGGGTTCGCGGCGGTGAGCGTGCCGATCGCCGCCGTCCGGCTCGCGCAGGGGGTCGGCCGGCTCATCCGGGCCACCGCCGACCGGGGCGTCGTCGCGGTGCTCGACTCCCGGCTGGAGACCGCCCGGGGGTACGGCCCGTTCCTGCGCCGGTCCCTGCCCCCGTTCTGGTACACGACCCGCCCCGACGTGGCCCGCGGCGCCCTGGAACGCCTCGCGAGGTCCTGA
- the pstB gene encoding phosphate ABC transporter ATP-binding protein PstB, which translates to MAKRIEASKVTAYYGGFKAIEDISLTVEPKTVTALIGPSGCGKSTFLRSINRMHEVLPGARVEGSLTIDGQDVYDRDVDVTAVRRMIGMVFQRPNPFPTMSIYENVVAGLRLNGVRRKSILDEAAERALRSANLWDEVKDRLGKPGAGLSGGQQQRLCIARTIAVEPQVVLMDEPCSALDPISTLAIEDLMFQLKDKFTIIIVTHNMQQAARVSDRTAFFSIEKTGDPGRLIEYDNTQKIFSNPSVKKTEDYITGRFG; encoded by the coding sequence ATGGCGAAGCGCATCGAAGCCTCGAAGGTCACCGCGTACTACGGCGGTTTCAAGGCGATCGAGGACATCAGCCTGACCGTCGAGCCGAAGACGGTCACCGCCCTCATCGGGCCGTCCGGCTGCGGCAAGTCCACCTTCCTGCGGTCCATCAACCGGATGCACGAGGTGCTCCCCGGCGCCCGCGTCGAGGGCAGCCTGACCATCGACGGCCAGGACGTCTACGACCGCGACGTGGACGTCACCGCCGTCCGCCGCATGATCGGCATGGTCTTCCAGCGCCCCAACCCGTTCCCGACCATGAGCATCTACGAGAACGTCGTGGCCGGCCTGCGCCTCAACGGCGTGCGCCGCAAGTCGATCCTGGACGAGGCGGCCGAGAGGGCGCTCCGCTCGGCGAACCTGTGGGACGAAGTGAAGGACCGGCTCGGCAAGCCCGGCGCCGGCCTCTCCGGCGGTCAGCAGCAGCGGCTCTGCATCGCCCGCACCATCGCGGTCGAGCCGCAGGTCGTGCTGATGGACGAGCCCTGCTCCGCGCTCGACCCGATCTCGACGCTGGCCATCGAGGACCTGATGTTCCAGCTCAAGGACAAGTTCACGATCATCATCGTCACGCACAACATGCAGCAGGCCGCGCGGGTGTCGGACCGGACCGCGTTCTTCTCCATCGAGAAGACCGGTGACCCGGGCCGCCTCATCGAGTACGACAACACGCAGAAGATCTTCAGCAATCCGAGCGTGAAGAAGACCGAGGACTACATCACCGGCCGCTTCGGCTGA
- a CDS encoding DUF47 domain-containing protein, with translation MKFSFRPNEGAFYELFTRAAHNLVRGTELLNELALPGVEVQSVSERLTEVEHDSDQITHELFKKINSTFITPFDREDIYRLGSQLDDVMDHLEAVGNLLYLYGLTKLPSLPREMHELVNVLDQQAKLTAEAMPRLKTMKALEDYWIECNRLENDGDQAYRMLLVRLFSGEYDALTVLKMKEVADELEAACDAFEHVANTVETIAVKES, from the coding sequence GTGAAGTTTTCCTTCCGCCCGAACGAGGGCGCCTTCTACGAGCTCTTCACCAGGGCCGCGCACAACCTGGTGCGGGGCACCGAGCTCCTCAACGAGCTGGCTCTCCCCGGTGTGGAGGTGCAGTCGGTGAGCGAGCGGCTGACCGAGGTCGAGCACGACAGCGACCAGATCACCCACGAGCTGTTCAAGAAGATCAACTCCACCTTCATCACCCCGTTCGACCGGGAGGACATCTACCGGTTGGGCTCCCAGCTGGACGACGTGATGGACCACCTGGAGGCGGTCGGCAACCTGCTCTACCTCTACGGCCTGACCAAGCTCCCCTCGCTGCCGCGGGAGATGCACGAGCTGGTCAACGTCCTCGACCAGCAGGCGAAGCTGACCGCCGAGGCGATGCCCCGGCTGAAGACCATGAAGGCCCTCGAGGACTACTGGATCGAGTGCAACCGACTCGAGAACGACGGCGACCAGGCGTACCGGATGCTGCTGGTCCGCCTCTTCTCCGGCGAGTACGACGCGCTGACCGTGCTGAAGATGAAGGAGGTCGCCGACGAGCTGGAGGCCGCCTGCGACGCCTTCGAGCACGTGGCGAACACCGTCGAGACCATCGCGGTCAAGGAGTCCTGA
- the sigJ gene encoding RNA polymerase sigma factor SigJ, which yields MTDLVTEFEAERGRLTAVAYRMLGSRSEAEDAVQETWLRYAAVLADPAARAEIRQLGAWLTTTCARICLDVLRSARVRREAYPGQWLPEPVVTPLDAPPRSDGFAPDPAERAVRTDQVGTALMVVLERLSPEQRVAFVLHDVFAVPFARVAEVLGTTDAAARQLASRARRAVSAPEAPRQTADAAEQRRVVEAFAAAAESGKLDALLKVLAPDVVLIGDGGGHFPAGTRPVYGADKVGRFVLGVFGQAGRYGATLRTRPVLVDGVLGLQSETVFRDGRPLRIVSALAVEDGRVTGIFNQLNPDKLRDLAPLGPEDTWPPRW from the coding sequence GTGACGGATCTGGTGACCGAGTTCGAGGCCGAGCGGGGGCGACTGACCGCGGTCGCGTACCGGATGCTCGGCAGCCGCAGCGAGGCCGAGGACGCGGTGCAGGAGACCTGGCTCCGGTACGCGGCCGTCCTCGCCGACCCGGCGGCCCGCGCCGAGATCCGCCAGCTCGGCGCCTGGCTGACCACCACCTGCGCGCGGATCTGCCTCGACGTGCTGCGCTCCGCCCGGGTACGCCGGGAGGCGTACCCCGGTCAGTGGTTGCCGGAGCCGGTGGTGACGCCGCTCGACGCGCCTCCCCGCAGCGACGGATTCGCCCCCGACCCGGCCGAGCGGGCGGTCCGCACCGACCAGGTCGGCACCGCCCTGATGGTCGTACTGGAACGGCTCAGCCCCGAGCAGCGGGTCGCGTTCGTGCTGCACGACGTCTTCGCCGTCCCGTTCGCCCGGGTCGCCGAGGTGCTCGGCACCACGGACGCCGCCGCCCGCCAGTTGGCGTCCCGGGCCCGCCGGGCCGTCAGCGCTCCCGAGGCGCCCCGGCAGACCGCGGACGCGGCCGAGCAGCGCCGCGTCGTCGAGGCGTTCGCCGCCGCCGCCGAGTCCGGGAAGCTGGACGCGCTGCTGAAGGTCCTCGCGCCGGACGTGGTGCTGATCGGCGACGGCGGCGGGCACTTCCCGGCCGGCACCAGGCCCGTGTACGGCGCCGACAAGGTCGGCCGCTTCGTCCTGGGCGTGTTCGGCCAGGCCGGCCGTTACGGCGCCACCCTGCGGACCCGTCCGGTGCTGGTCGACGGGGTGCTCGGGCTCCAGTCGGAGACCGTCTTCCGGGACGGGCGACCGCTGCGCATCGTCAGTGCCCTCGCCGTGGAGGACGGCCGGGTCACCGGCATCTTCAACCAGCTCAACCCGGACAAGCTCCGCGACCTGGCGCCGCTCGGGCCCGAGGACACCTGGCCGCCACGCTGGTGA
- a CDS encoding AI-2E family transporter, giving the protein MRGQLRRAYQSGRESVRTRRAAAEARRTQDVPEPAGTASPASPGPVAPPAATVVGAEQPAALHNSTTSRDDADVPHGLRIAAAWSWRLIVIGIVAWALLRIVGQIRIVIIPLAIALLLSALLAPAVGWLLRARLPRSLATAVVLVGGLAGVIGTLTLVVNEFIQGVPKLSEKSSQGVRQIQDWLKTGPLHLSDGQLDAYIDEAEAWVESNTQTFTSGALSTAATLAEVLTGTVLVLFATFFFLRDGNRIWRFLVRLLPVGARWKVDDAGRASWQTLGAYVRATVLVAFIDAVGIGIFLVVFDIPFAFPLAALVFLASFIPIVGATLSGGVAVLVALVDSGLITALIILGAVIGVQQLEGHVLQPLIMGRAVAIHPLAVIVGIAAGVVLAGITGALVAVPLIAVLNTAVRRLAARTVPDTPPDAVVVASQAP; this is encoded by the coding sequence ATGCGCGGACAGCTCCGCCGCGCGTACCAGTCGGGCCGGGAGTCGGTGCGCACCCGGCGCGCGGCAGCCGAGGCCCGCCGTACGCAGGACGTGCCCGAGCCGGCCGGCACCGCCTCGCCGGCCTCGCCGGGCCCGGTGGCGCCTCCGGCGGCGACCGTCGTCGGTGCCGAACAGCCGGCCGCGCTGCACAACTCGACGACCAGCCGCGACGACGCGGACGTACCGCACGGGCTGCGCATCGCCGCCGCCTGGTCGTGGCGGCTGATCGTGATCGGCATCGTCGCGTGGGCACTGCTGAGGATCGTCGGCCAGATCCGGATCGTCATCATTCCGCTGGCCATCGCCCTGCTCCTGTCGGCGCTGCTCGCGCCGGCGGTGGGCTGGCTGCTGCGGGCGCGACTGCCGAGGTCCCTGGCGACCGCCGTGGTGCTGGTGGGCGGGCTCGCCGGGGTGATCGGCACGCTGACCCTGGTGGTCAACGAGTTCATCCAGGGCGTGCCGAAGCTGAGCGAGAAGTCCTCCCAGGGCGTACGGCAGATCCAGGACTGGCTGAAGACCGGGCCGCTGCACCTCTCGGACGGCCAGTTGGACGCCTACATCGACGAGGCCGAGGCCTGGGTCGAGAGCAACACCCAGACCTTCACCAGCGGGGCGCTCTCCACCGCCGCCACCCTCGCCGAGGTGCTGACCGGCACCGTGCTGGTCCTCTTCGCGACGTTCTTCTTCCTCCGCGACGGCAACCGGATCTGGCGCTTCCTGGTGCGGCTGCTGCCGGTGGGTGCCCGCTGGAAGGTCGACGACGCCGGCCGCGCGTCCTGGCAGACGCTCGGCGCGTACGTCCGCGCCACCGTGCTGGTCGCCTTCATCGACGCGGTCGGCATCGGGATCTTCCTGGTCGTCTTCGACATCCCGTTCGCGTTCCCGCTCGCCGCGCTGGTCTTCCTCGCCTCGTTCATCCCGATCGTCGGCGCCACGCTGTCGGGCGGCGTCGCGGTGCTCGTCGCCCTGGTGGACAGCGGCCTGATCACCGCGTTGATCATCCTCGGCGCGGTGATCGGCGTGCAGCAGCTCGAGGGGCACGTGCTCCAGCCGCTGATCATGGGACGGGCGGTGGCCATCCACCCCCTCGCGGTGATCGTCGGCATCGCCGCCGGTGTGGTGCTGGCCGGGATCACCGGGGCGCTGGTCGCCGTTCCGCTGATCGCCGTGCTGAACACGGCCGTCCGCCGGCTCGCCGCCCGTACCGTCCCGGACACCCCACCCGACGCCGTCGTGGTGGCGAGCCAGGCCCCCTGA
- a CDS encoding NUDIX domain-containing protein, whose amino-acid sequence MTIDPDGFPAPPALVEHARRFHAEGGTPAVPRVAATVLLLRPAAAGFEVYLIRRVAAMAFGGMYAFPGGGVDPSDSQAHVGWAGPAPAEWGARLGLSPEAAQAVVCAAAREVFEEAGVLLAGPDGDTVVGDVSGDDWEAARVALEGRQVGFADLLAERGLTLRSDLLLPWSRWITPEFEPRRFDTYFFVALLPTGQRTRHVSGEADRTLWIRPADACDRAGDGELTMLPPTLVTLGQVAACGDLDGVVAASATRDPATPVTPHLDVRPDGEARFVLG is encoded by the coding sequence ATGACGATCGACCCCGACGGCTTCCCCGCACCGCCGGCGCTCGTGGAGCACGCCCGCCGGTTCCACGCGGAGGGCGGCACCCCGGCGGTGCCCAGGGTGGCGGCCACCGTGCTGCTGCTCCGGCCGGCCGCAGCCGGCTTCGAGGTGTACCTGATCCGCCGGGTCGCCGCGATGGCCTTCGGCGGCATGTACGCCTTCCCCGGCGGCGGGGTCGACCCCTCGGACTCGCAGGCCCACGTGGGCTGGGCCGGGCCGGCCCCGGCCGAGTGGGGAGCCCGGCTCGGCCTGAGCCCGGAGGCCGCGCAGGCGGTGGTGTGCGCCGCCGCCCGGGAGGTCTTCGAGGAGGCGGGCGTCCTGCTCGCCGGCCCCGACGGCGACACCGTGGTGGGTGACGTCTCGGGGGACGACTGGGAGGCGGCCCGGGTCGCCCTGGAGGGGCGGCAGGTGGGCTTCGCCGACCTGCTCGCCGAACGCGGGCTCACCCTCCGGTCGGACCTGCTGCTGCCGTGGAGCCGGTGGATCACACCCGAGTTCGAGCCGCGCCGCTTCGACACGTACTTCTTCGTCGCCCTGCTCCCAACGGGGCAGCGGACGCGGCACGTCTCCGGGGAGGCCGACCGGACGCTGTGGATCCGACCGGCGGACGCCTGCGACCGGGCCGGGGACGGCGAGTTGACGATGCTCCCGCCCACGCTGGTCACCCTCGGCCAGGTCGCGGCGTGCGGGGACCTCGACGGCGTCGTGGCGGCCTCGGCCACCCGCGACCCCGCCACCCCGGTCACTCCCCACCTCGACGTCCGCCCCGACGGCGAGGCCCGCTTCGTTCTCGGCTGA
- a CDS encoding Gfo/Idh/MocA family protein: MTRWGILATGHIAGRFAEDLRLVPGAELVAVGSRTAESAERFARRHGVPRAYASWSELAADPDLDVVYVATPHAAHHEAALTCLRAGRAVLLEKPFTLDLATSRELVETARAAGVFLMEAMWMRTNPLIRRVCELVADGAIGTVTSVRADFGVGGPFPPEHRMRARALGGGALLDLGVYPISLAHLLLGVPDHVHAWAKISPEGVDENTGIVLGYESGAVATLSCGMVGVTPLTASITGTGGRMDLPEPFYRPGFVTVHRAGAEPETIGAELVGNGYQDEAAEVQRCLAEGLLESPLVPHSTTLEVMALLDGIRARIGVEYV; encoded by the coding sequence ATGACTCGATGGGGCATCCTCGCCACCGGCCACATCGCCGGGCGCTTCGCCGAAGACCTCCGGCTGGTACCGGGCGCCGAACTGGTCGCGGTCGGTTCACGGACGGCCGAGAGCGCGGAGCGGTTCGCGCGCCGGCACGGCGTACCCCGGGCGTACGCCTCCTGGTCGGAACTGGCGGCGGACCCCGACCTGGACGTGGTCTACGTGGCCACCCCCCACGCCGCCCACCACGAGGCCGCCCTGACCTGCCTGCGGGCCGGGCGCGCGGTGCTGCTGGAGAAGCCGTTCACGCTCGACCTGGCCACCAGCCGCGAGCTGGTGGAGACGGCGCGCGCGGCCGGTGTCTTCCTGATGGAGGCCATGTGGATGCGGACGAACCCGCTGATCCGGCGGGTGTGCGAGCTGGTCGCCGACGGGGCGATCGGCACGGTCACGAGCGTGCGGGCCGACTTCGGGGTGGGCGGCCCGTTCCCGCCGGAGCACCGGATGCGGGCCCGCGCCCTCGGCGGCGGCGCGCTGCTGGACCTCGGGGTGTACCCGATCAGCCTGGCCCACCTGCTGCTCGGTGTGCCGGACCACGTCCACGCCTGGGCGAAGATCAGCCCGGAAGGTGTGGACGAGAACACCGGGATCGTCCTCGGGTACGAGTCGGGGGCGGTCGCCACGCTCAGCTGCGGCATGGTCGGCGTGACGCCGCTGACCGCCTCGATCACCGGTACCGGCGGCCGGATGGACCTCCCGGAGCCGTTCTACCGGCCGGGGTTCGTGACCGTGCACCGGGCCGGCGCCGAACCGGAGACGATCGGCGCGGAGCTGGTGGGCAACGGCTACCAGGACGAGGCGGCCGAGGTGCAGCGCTGCCTCGCGGAGGGCCTGCTGGAGAGCCCGCTGGTCCCGCACTCGACGACGCTCGAGGTCATGGCCCTGCTGGACGGCATCCGCGCCCGGATCGGCGTCGAGTACGTGTGA
- a CDS encoding DUF402 domain-containing protein, with protein sequence MPSDVVRVIYRKYDGSAHRDYPARRLTEDDLGVWLGVTAGTPSVYHGRPSVEQIPFVLLVPHHAWWTGMFNPPPRTSEVYCDIASPARWEDDDTVHLIDLDLDVVRRRGTGLVELRDEDEFAEHRERFGYPDEVVVEAQAAARWLFGALGDGTEPFATSYRKWLALVV encoded by the coding sequence ATGCCGAGCGACGTGGTCCGCGTGATCTACCGCAAGTACGACGGCAGCGCTCACCGTGACTACCCGGCCCGCCGGCTGACCGAGGACGACCTCGGCGTCTGGCTCGGGGTGACGGCCGGCACCCCCTCGGTCTACCACGGCCGCCCCTCCGTCGAGCAGATCCCGTTCGTGCTCCTGGTGCCGCACCACGCCTGGTGGACGGGCATGTTCAACCCGCCGCCGCGCACCAGTGAGGTCTACTGCGACATCGCCAGCCCGGCCCGCTGGGAGGACGACGACACCGTCCACCTGATCGACCTCGACCTCGACGTGGTGCGTCGGCGCGGCACCGGCCTGGTCGAGTTGCGGGACGAGGACGAGTTCGCCGAGCACCGCGAGCGGTTCGGCTACCCGGACGAGGTGGTCGTCGAGGCGCAGGCGGCGGCCCGCTGGCTGTTCGGCGCGCTCGGCGACGGCACCGAGCCGTTCGCCACCTCGTACCGGAAGTGGCTCGCCCTGGTCGTGTGA